In Bacteroidales bacterium, the genomic window GAAAGCAACTTTGATGTCGGTACCGATATTGATAATGTTCACGCCGCCTTTGATCGCTTGCCTGATTTTCGCGTCTTCAATGCCCGAGCCGCCATGCAGTACGAACGGTATTTTCACTTTTGCCTTGATCTGCCTCAATAATTCCAGGTCAACATCTTCATTCTCAAAAGTGCCGTGCGCCGTACCGATGGCGGCTGCGATGGTATCCACCCCGGTCTTGCGCGTAAACTCAATCACTTCTTGCAGATTGGCTTTCGGAATATCAATTTTACCGCCCCGCTCGCCATGACCGCCGACAATCGCGCCGACCTCGCCCTGCACCCAGACACCCTTGGAGTGCGCCAATTCAACCACCTGTTTGGTCAGCCTGATGTTTTCGTCAAAAGGCAAAGCCGAGGCATCAATGTGGACGGAGGAAAAACCGGCGGCGATGCATTCAAACACAGTCTGAAAGCTGGAGCCGTGGTCAAGATGAAGCGCAATCGGTGCGCCGTCGGCCACGTTCTTGGCCACCGTCGATACAATGTGGGTTGTGGGTTTTAATCCCATATATTTAATCGCGCCCTCCGAAACCTGGATAATAGCCGTTGAGTTGGCGCGAATCACGGCTCGCGCCACGCCCAGAATTGATTCCAGATTATGCACATTAAACGCGCCGATGGCGTAACCGCCCTTTTGCGCGTCTTCGATTAAATCTTTGATATGGACTAACATAAAGTAAAATAAAAAATGAGAAATAAAATATCAAAAATTATGGAGTCCCGCCGGGGCGGGACGGAATAATTTCCTAAATTTTTATCTTTTATCTTTTATTTTTTATATTGTATATTTACTTAATCATCGCTTTCGCCACTTTATAAAACTCCTCCGCGTCCAGACTCGCGCCGCCCACCAGCAAGCCGTCGGTGTTTTCCAAATCCACAAAACCTTTAACGTTCTTGCTGGAAATGCTGCCGCCATAAACGATACGGAAATTGGCCGCCGAAACTTGCGGCCCAAACAGGTCGTTTAAAGTCAGTTTGACGATCTTGTGCGCGTATTCCGCCTCGGCCGGCTCAATCGCGATGCCCGAGCCGATCGCCCAAATCGGCTCATAAGCGATAATCACCTGCTGCTTGTCCAACAGGCTGATGCCGCCGAGCGCCTGCTGCAGCTGGTGCACTAAAACGAAATCGCGCCGATCGGTCTTGCGCTCATTGGCATTTTCGCCGATGCAGACCACCGGGATGAGCCGATCAGTATCCAGAACTGCTTTGGTTTTCTGGTGAATTCGTTCATAATTTTCCAGCAGATATTCGCGCCGTTCAGAATGGCCGACAATCACATATTCACAGCCGGCATCAAGAAGCATGTTGGCTGAAACCTCGCCGGTGTAG contains:
- a CDS encoding class II fructose-bisphosphate aldolase family protein, producing the protein MLVHIKDLIEDAQKGGYAIGAFNVHNLESILGVARAVIRANSTAIIQVSEGAIKYMGLKPTTHIVSTVAKNVADGAPIALHLDHGSSFQTVFECIAAGFSSVHIDASALPFDENIRLTKQVVELAHSKGVWVQGEVGAIVGGHGERGGKIDIPKANLQEVIEFTRKTGVDTIAAAIGTAHGTFENEDVDLELLRQIKAKVKIPFVLHGGSGIEDAKIRQAIKGGVNIINIGTDIKVAFSETLKKTCKDNPDETDPRKLMSPSIKAVEEVVYNKMVLFGSAGHYPLGSVET
- the tpiA gene encoding triose-phosphate isomerase; protein product: MNLSSNKIVIANLKMKLTLAETVELAKKMKAKFAGFKKGTVAICPNLISLLEVGKILKDSPLKLGAQNVFWEEYGAYTGEVSANMLLDAGCEYVIVGHSERREYLLENYERIHQKTKAVLDTDRLIPVVCIGENANERKTDRRDFVLVHQLQQALGGISLLDKQQVIIAYEPIWAIGSGIAIEPAEAEYAHKIVKLTLNDLFGPQVSAANFRIVYGGSISSKNVKGFVDLENTDGLLVGGASLDAEEFYKVAKAMIK